The Polyangium mundeleinium genome contains the following window.
TCGATCGAAGCGGCCTCCACGAAGCCGATCCACCCGCGCATCGTCGTGTGGATGAGCGGGCCCGTGGCTTCGGGGGGCAGACCCGCGACGATGCGGCCGAGGAACGTCGCGCGGGTCTCCTCCAGCACCGCGGCGACCTCCGGATCCGAGCCGATTCCGCCCCGCATGAGGGCGACGTACGCGGCGCCGCGGCGCTCCACGTACGCGAGGTACGTCCGGACGCCCTCTTCGACTTTCTCCTCGGGCGACGCGTCCGGCGCCGTGCCGAGGGTCTCGTCGAGCAGCTCCTTCGACGCCGCGCGCAGGGCTGCCACGTAAAAATCGCGCTTCGTCGGGAAGTAATGATAAAGCAGCCCCTTCGAGATGCCGGCGGCGCGCGCGATGTCGTCGATCGAGATCTCGTCGTAGGAGCGCTCGCTGAAGATCGACAGGCCGAGCGCGAGGAGCTGGGCGCGGCGCTCGTCG
Protein-coding sequences here:
- a CDS encoding TetR/AcrR family transcriptional regulator gives rise to the protein MKSRARPRPAARPAADAARGPAPRARLEVDERRAQLLALGLSIFSERSYDEISIDDIARAAGISKGLLYHYFPTKRDFYVAALRAASKELLDETLGTAPDASPEEKVEEGVRTYLAYVERRGAAYVALMRGGIGSDPEVAAVLEETRATFLGRIVAGLPPEATGPLIHTTMRGWIGFVEAASIDWVARRAVPIEQIVALAKVLLFDALRAATAFSLPSEPALPKKKRPAKAR